The Acipenser ruthenus chromosome 45, fAciRut3.2 maternal haplotype, whole genome shotgun sequence sequence CACACTAAAAGATAGCAGTGTAGCCAGCTGGCTTGGAATATTTAGGAATGTCAGATTTGGAATGTGTAGATTAGTGCTCTattgaatgtatatatttttttcagttgaaGAAGGTCAGTATTGGAGAAGATTATAAAGCCAATACAATTAAACAGTAAACACAATATAAGCCTTTGCTAATTCAAACTCTTCTGCTTAGTCTCCTGTTTTTATGTGGTCTGGTCAATAGTTAGTGGCTGCCATTTTTTAACCAGCACCATGGAGACTGTCGCCATGTGGATTGAGTCGTTGCCTTTGGTTGTCTTGGTAATTGACTATTCAGTTCCGAACAgctccctctccgtctctctcaGCTCACGCAGGATTTCCTCGATACAGGGGTTCACTTCCTGTTCCTCATCCCCTTCCTGTTCTTCCTCAATAGTGACCAATTTCCATTCGCTCCCAGTGTCACGTTGAAAACCCCCACTCCCTCCATGTACCTGCTCAGTGGGCCCCAACTCCCCATCCCCACTCCCTCCTAGTCGCTCCTGAATGGGTTCTTCAACCTCCCCTCTCCCTGTCCACCCCACCTCCCCTTCATCACTCCCACTCCTTCCCAATTCCCTATCATTCCCAGTGTCACTGCCTGCAATTCCTCCCACTTCTCCATCATCGCTCCCAGTGTCACTCCCTCCCAGTCCACACTGAATGGATACCAGTTCCTTACCATGACCCTCTAACCACCCATTCCCTCCCAGACACCCCTCAGTTGCCCCCAACTCTCCAGGACTCCCACAGTCTATTACAAGTTCACTACCCCCTTCCAGTGCCTTTTCAGTGGGCTCCAACTCCCCATCACTCCGAGCGTCGCTAGCTCCCTGTCCCCACTGAATGTCCCCCTGTTCCTCAACGTCATTCCCTAACCACCCATTCCCTCCCAGCCCCCCCTCAGTTTGCCCCAGCTCTCCATTTCTAAATTGCATACCCCCACCCAGTGCCTCTTCAGTGGACCCCAACTCCCCATCACTCCAAAAATCACTCCTAAAAACCCCACTCCCTTCTAATTCCTGCACATCATTCCCTAACCACCCATTCCCTCCCAACTCCCCTTCCATCTCCTCCTTAATGGGTCTTAGCTCAGCATCACTGTCATCATCTCCATCAATCTCAAATCCCTCACTCTCTCCCAGCCCCAGCTCCCCAGCATCACTCCCAGTGtcactctctccctgctcctcctcttCAGACATGGTGGTGCCTCGTATAATCACTGTATCCCGGGAGGTGTGGCTGTCTGAGCTGCTGCAGGAGAATGCATCCTCTTCCCCACCTTCTAGTCTTCCCCATTCATCCTCCCCAGGTTCCCTTCCCCCAAGATGGACCACCTCCCCACTCTTCTCCCCAGCTTCCCTCCCTACTGAGGTATCTGCCTCCCCATCCCTATCCCacacctccaccacctcctcaTCCTCGCTTTCAGAATCGGGGGCGGTGTGTTTGCGGATTCGGTTGACCGCATCCCAAAGGGTCCATGAATTTGAAGCAACGTCTttgggaagaggaggaggaggaggaggaggaggatactGACAATACTCTGGAGAAGGAATTTCTCCTTCTGTAATCTCCTGTTGGGGGCTAGCCTCTATGGAGGCATGCTGGATGCCATCAGTGTTATCAGGGGATGACTCCACAGGTTCGGTTTCAAAATGTATGTCATCCAGTTGGGGGAGGGCATCAGGCAATGTGGGGATCTCTGCTGGACTGGGGGGCTTGTCAGTGGTCTCTCCGTCAGGAACAGTGTGTTCCTCTGTTCCCTTGGGACTCCCTGGCCTCTCTTGCCAGTTCTCAAACTCCTGGAAAGCTGGCACCCCATGTAGGGGTTCACTGATTTCCTCTGCCCTGTGCGGTTGAACCTCAAGCTCTTCCCCCAATGGGTTTGCTTCTTCTGTCTCCACCACGTCCCCTGTAGCAGGAAGGACAGACTCTCCACCTCCTCTTTTCTGTTCATCCTTCTCAGGTTCACAGCATCCAAGAGGGGAAGCCTCCCCATTCCTCTCCCCAGCATCCCTACCTCCAGAGGcatctctctctccatccctctcccAAACCTCTACCTCCTCCTGTTCCTGGGCCTCTTGCTCTTCGTTATCTGATCTCGGGCTGTCATATTCTGTCACGCTTCCCAAAGTTTCTCCTTCCTCCTCCCAGCGACACAGGGCACCCTCGAGTTCCAATCGGCTTTTTTCTTGGAGGATCCCTAAAATCCTCCTGGTTCTCTCCTCCAGGGTTTCATTGGCAGGTACAGGGGATGGGATAGCCACTTGATCCATTGTTTCTAAGTTATGGGCTTCCTGAGTTTCGTAGCATCCAGAAAGAGTTTCCGAAGCAGGTGGGGTGTGTTGACTCCGTCTGCTGTTGAGGAGCAGCCTCTGACAGGGAGAAAGGGTCTCAGTAATCTGTTGTTTGCTCTCCAAGGACTCCAGGCTCTGCAGTCCAGTCTC is a genomic window containing:
- the LOC117966929 gene encoding uncharacterized protein LOC117966929, whose amino-acid sequence is MDACTGLEGQPHPRLQYGTVPGRYYYHEPNYLTDLSDCRPEREPDRALGYWTIPGSRTGQVLQDYTNWRAAMAPSEPFNLDLQLGAHWELERREGREPIAREEWAEGQRARKARERRRGESWALRAESHSPSRLKRGLQPSWDQNFSYQGPRHWRYSHTLPRKTSLDPPSGTQLEREERWLCNPALQDPGLSRSRKELLGMLREEKGGTATQLTTRFPGTLSFEKARQQESREELKENQPEKRMFSQPPTYVPPPPYSAPHRTARVPNPRPEPSQLNISTAADRKAYSEWVLPCWNSPGEWRKEGREKGMEKKKKRLDPEIWPQTLGYGTWGGSTALSKQRPHLGREGPIDRELSGSPQKRFEGGELTAIPDSRRKKSRARETVFCLVSRPGSEAGGPGQPSEVMRSFPLPKSVTKAGQNSTERVRGRPASEGWEESSRNYRDRESSTRLPHKESHSQTMNREISGYSKPQAGRDRSQSAARHWSHSHWEEGERGSRRRESLQRAASEPREGYANYQTLPRVRGPRAKDRDRGRGNTSQNREALDTFEISSKTLALSGQRGLSGFPRWKETNQLGNPRIVHPKGETGSCGPTEDTGKLREERGEAQKDSSDNGVLVIDATCVIVTAEFIFPPKKEHVQYLYLASTDNSELPDMDLIPSNSNTDNIETGLQSLESLESKQQITETLSPCQRLLLNSRRSQHTPPASETLSGCYETQEAHNLETMDQVAIPSPVPANETLEERTRRILGILQEKSRLELEGALCRWEEEGETLGSVTEYDSPRSDNEEQEAQEQEEVEVWERDGERDASGGRDAGERNGEASPLGCCEPEKDEQKRGGGESVLPATGDVVETEEANPLGEELEVQPHRAEEISEPLHGVPAFQEFENWQERPGSPKGTEEHTVPDGETTDKPPSPAEIPTLPDALPQLDDIHFETEPVESSPDNTDGIQHASIEASPQQEITEGEIPSPEYCQYPPPPPPPPLPKDVASNSWTLWDAVNRIRKHTAPDSESEDEEVVEVWDRDGEADTSVGREAGEKSGEVVHLGGREPGEDEWGRLEGGEEDAFSCSSSDSHTSRDTVIIRGTTMSEEEEQGESDTGSDAGELGLGESEGFEIDGDDDSDAELRPIKEEMEGELGGNGWLGNDVQELEGSGVFRSDFWSDGELGSTEEALGGGMQFRNGELGQTEGGLGGNGWLGNDVEEQGDIQWGQGASDARSDGELEPTEKALEGGSELVIDCGSPGELGATEGCLGGNGWLEGHGKELVSIQCGLGGSDTGSDDGEVGGIAGSDTGNDRELGRSGSDEGEVGWTGRGEVEEPIQERLGGSGDGELGPTEQVHGGSGGFQRDTGSEWKLVTIEEEQEGDEEQEVNPCIEEILRELRETERELFGTE